Proteins from a single region of Ziziphus jujuba cultivar Dongzao chromosome 1, ASM3175591v1:
- the LOC107432157 gene encoding phospholipase A2-alpha, with protein MVPNQSLNLARLLPFGSIVFFFFFLFLFSSSPVHALNIGVQASGTSVSVNKACSKQCESEFCSVPPFLRYGKYCGLLYSGCPGQIPCDGLDACCMKHDACVQSKNNDYLSQECSQNFINCMENFRKSKGRTFKGNKCDVDDVIDVISVVMKAALLAGRYLHKP; from the exons ATGGTTCCTAACCAGTCCTTGAACTTGGCCCGTCTTCTTCCTTTTGGCTCcattgtctttttcttcttcttcttattcttatttTCTTCAAGTCCAGTCCATGCCCTTAACATTGGCGTCCAAGCCTCGGGTACCTCTGTCAGCGTG AATAAAGCTTGCAGTAAACAATGCGAATCGGAATTTTGCTCAG TTCCTCCATTTTTGAGATATGGGAAGTATTGCGGTCTCTTATACAGCGGATGTCCGGGGCAAATACCCTGTGATGGCCTCGATGCTTGTTGTATGAAGCACGATGCCTGTGTGCAGTCCAAGAACA ATGACTATCTAAGCCAAGAGTGCAGCCAAAACTTCATAAATTGCATGGAGAATTTCAGAAAATCCAAAGGGAGAACTTTTAAGGGGAACAAATGCGATGTTGATGATGTAATTGATGTTATATCAGTGGTCATGAAAGCTGCTTTGCTTGCTGGAAGATATCTTCATAAGCCTTGA
- the LOC107432327 gene encoding electron transfer flavoprotein subunit alpha, mitochondrial, with the protein MAIGVILRALKRRIDPNPKSQIFSLASASRSVSTLVLAEHEGGAVKAPSISAVEAAKSLGDDNSISLLLAGSGSSLSEAAAHAASCHPSVSQVLVADSDKFAHPLAESWAKLVHLVQQKGSYSHVIATSSSFGKNILPRAAALLDVSPITDVIEISSSHLFVRPIYAGNALCTVKYTGGGPCLLTIRSTSFPVSPLLADSKSNEAPISQIDLSTFGEDSIGNSRFVKVTSQDSERPDLANANVVVTGGRGLKNAENFKMIEKLAEKLGAAVGATRAAVDSGFVPNDLQVGQTGKIVAPELYIAFGVSGAIQHLAGMKDSKVIVAVNKDADAPIFQVADYGLVGDLFEVIPELLEKLPEKK; encoded by the exons atggcaatTGGTGTAATTCTCAGAGCTCTAAAAAGACGAATTGATCCCAACCCAAAATCACAAATTTTCTCTCTTGCATCAGCTTCAAGATCA GTTAGTACGTTGGTGTTGGCTGAACATGAAGGTGGTGCTGTAAAAGCCCCATCCATTAGTGCAGTGGAGGCTGCAAAGTCTTTAGGCGATGACAACTCAATTTCGTTGCTGTTGGCTGGCTCTGGCTCTTCGCTAAGTGAAGCTGCTGCTCATGCTGCTTCATGCCACCCTTCAGTTTCTCAG GTTCTTGTAGCTGATTCGGATAAATTTGCACATCCTTTAGCAGAATCCTGGGCTAAACTAGTTCATTTGGTTCAGCAAAAAGGCAGCTACTCACATGTAATTGCCACTTCAAGTTCATTTGGCAAAAACATACTCCCGCGGGCAGCTGCTCTCTTAGACGTCTCTCCAATTACCGATGTTATTGAAATTTCTAGCTCCCATCTATTTGTCAG GCCAATATATGCTGGTAATGCACTTTGTACTGTTAAATATACTGGTGGTGGCCCATGCCTGTTGACTATTAGATCAACATCTTTTCCAGTGTCCCCTCTCTTAGCTGACTCAAAATCTAATGAAGCTCCTATCTCCCAAATTGATCTCTCCACCTTTGGTGAAG ATTCTATCGGCAATTCTAGATTTGTAAAGGTCACATCTCAAGATTCAGAACGCCCTGATCTTGCAAATGCCAATGTAGTGGTTACTGGCGGGCGTGGGCTGAAAAATGCTGAAAACTTTAAAATGATCGAGAAACTTGCAGAGAAACTTGGTGCAGCTG TTGGGGCAACCCGTGCTGCGGTTGATTCAGGATTTGTTCCTAATGACTTGCAG GTTGGCCAAACGGGAAAGATAGTTGCCCCGGAGTTGTACATAGCTTTTGGTGTATCTGGAGCCATTCAACACTTAGCCGGCATGAAAGATTCCAAGGTTATTGTTGCTGTAAACAAAGACGCAGATGCACCTATATTTCAG GTTGCTGATTACGGTCTGGTAGGTGATCTTTTTGAGGTGATTCCAGAGTTGCTGGAGAAGCTTCCTGAGAAAAAGTAA